The Rhizobium leguminosarum genome includes a window with the following:
- a CDS encoding nitrile hydratase accessory protein yields the protein MLTQFEHFAITEMMGKTDNPPRANGSLCFGSQWERSSFGMALALAKNGIFEWDDFRDELISTIKAWEDAHPVDRSTWNYYDQFLAALEKAVVKAGIIDPEEIRAVLAA from the coding sequence ATGCTGACTCAGTTCGAGCACTTCGCAATCACCGAGATGATGGGGAAGACCGACAATCCGCCTCGCGCCAACGGGTCTCTCTGCTTCGGTTCGCAATGGGAGCGGTCCTCGTTCGGAATGGCCCTGGCGCTCGCCAAGAACGGCATTTTTGAATGGGATGATTTTCGCGACGAACTCATCTCGACGATCAAGGCCTGGGAGGATGCCCATCCTGTCGATCGCTCGACATGGAACTACTACGACCAGTTCCTGGCGGCGCTTGAGAAGGCAGTCGTCAAGGCTGGCATCATCGACCCCGAAGAGATCCGGGCCGTGCTCGCGGCCTGA
- a CDS encoding CbtA family protein: protein MSLFRSIVFTAALTGVIVGVSVSAVQFAGTSQLIAKAEVYEKAGEVEPQAITTSPMVDAHVHDAGHDHEEGAWEPADGFERMAFTVAANMLTAIGYALALCGLIAMRGKPVTWREGLLWGLAGFACVMIAPMLGLPPELPGTPSAPLGDRQLWWIGTALATAAGIGLISFKRKPWAALVAIALIAAPHLIGAPAAPQGMHALAPEALEHQFVAAAVMTSLLFWALLGSLSGTLFNRFERTT, encoded by the coding sequence ATGTCTTTGTTTCGCTCCATCGTTTTTACCGCTGCCCTTACCGGCGTCATCGTTGGTGTGTCCGTAAGCGCGGTTCAGTTTGCCGGCACAAGCCAGTTGATCGCCAAGGCGGAGGTCTACGAAAAAGCGGGCGAAGTGGAGCCCCAGGCGATCACCACGTCCCCCATGGTGGATGCCCACGTCCATGACGCTGGTCACGATCACGAAGAAGGCGCCTGGGAACCCGCAGACGGGTTTGAACGAATGGCGTTCACGGTGGCCGCCAACATGCTGACCGCGATTGGATATGCGCTGGCGCTTTGTGGCCTTATCGCGATGCGCGGAAAACCGGTGACGTGGCGCGAAGGCCTGCTTTGGGGATTGGCTGGGTTCGCATGTGTCATGATCGCTCCCATGCTGGGTCTGCCGCCGGAGCTGCCAGGGACACCTTCCGCTCCGCTTGGTGACCGGCAACTCTGGTGGATCGGAACCGCCCTTGCAACTGCTGCAGGTATCGGACTGATTTCATTCAAGCGTAAGCCATGGGCGGCCCTGGTTGCCATCGCGCTGATCGCCGCGCCTCATCTGATCGGCGCGCCTGCGGCCCCGCAAGGAATGCACGCGCTGGCACCGGAAGCTCTCGAGCATCAATTCGTTGCCGCGGCGGTCATGACCAGCCTCTTGTTCTGGGCGCTCCTGGGCTCGTTGAGCGGGACACTCTTCAACCGCTTCGAACGCACGACGTGA
- a CDS encoding diaminopropionate ammonia-lyase produces MIHFHSPDHDLLTESDKVLLGAAAPNLVRPYLSLWRIERSTPLILLPEIAQATEVATVVMKDEGQRLGLGSFKALGGAYAVMTLFKRMLEAHLEDNISIAQLISPAARGFAASITFCCATDGNHGKSVAAGARILGCRSVIFVHEGVTTARAAAIGADEIVRVKGNYDMSVDEAERVSKERGWLLVSDTSWEGYEEIPSLVAQGYTILAEEALDQIEELNIDPPTHVFLQAGVGGFASSISLHLNEALGHENIKTIVVEPDRAACLFMSAKAGRLSSFSPTEPTIMAMLECYTPSLVAWRILNATATAFATVSEEEAKDAMRKLAFREHPIVAGESGCAGLAGLLTVAGDPAVRRRLGLNDSSRVLLINTEGATDPASYKNIVGSTADDVLRNVANHSS; encoded by the coding sequence ATGATCCATTTCCATTCTCCCGACCACGACCTTCTAACCGAGTCCGACAAGGTGCTTCTCGGCGCTGCGGCGCCGAACCTTGTACGCCCCTACCTCAGCCTCTGGCGAATCGAACGTTCAACGCCGCTGATCTTGCTGCCAGAGATCGCGCAGGCAACTGAAGTGGCGACGGTCGTAATGAAGGACGAGGGACAGCGGCTAGGTCTCGGCAGCTTCAAGGCGCTTGGCGGGGCATATGCGGTGATGACCCTTTTTAAGCGCATGCTGGAGGCGCACCTCGAAGACAACATCTCCATCGCGCAGCTCATCTCTCCAGCAGCTCGTGGATTCGCGGCATCGATTACGTTCTGCTGCGCCACCGACGGAAACCATGGGAAGTCGGTGGCCGCCGGCGCGCGCATTCTTGGTTGCCGTTCGGTCATCTTTGTCCATGAGGGGGTGACAACCGCCCGCGCTGCGGCGATCGGCGCGGATGAAATCGTGCGGGTCAAGGGCAACTACGACATGTCTGTCGATGAAGCCGAACGGGTCAGCAAGGAGCGCGGTTGGCTGCTCGTTTCAGATACATCATGGGAGGGCTACGAGGAAATCCCATCGTTGGTGGCACAGGGGTATACAATTCTCGCTGAAGAGGCCTTGGATCAGATCGAAGAACTTAACATCGATCCGCCGACCCACGTGTTTCTACAGGCAGGCGTCGGTGGCTTTGCAAGCAGCATTTCGCTCCACCTCAATGAGGCGCTTGGACACGAGAACATAAAGACGATTGTCGTCGAGCCTGACCGTGCAGCCTGCCTGTTCATGTCTGCAAAGGCCGGACGGCTCTCTTCGTTTTCACCCACCGAACCAACCATTATGGCCATGCTTGAGTGCTACACGCCGTCTCTGGTCGCCTGGCGGATCCTGAACGCAACCGCGACCGCATTCGCCACAGTTTCGGAAGAGGAGGCGAAGGACGCCATGCGCAAGCTGGCTTTCCGAGAACATCCCATTGTCGCGGGTGAGAGTGGTTGCGCCGGGCTGGCGGGGCTGCTGACCGTTGCCGGTGATCCAGCGGTGCGTAGGAGACTTGGCCTTAACGATAGTAGCCGCGTCCTCCTCATCAACACGGAAGGTGCAACCGATCCAGCTTCTTACAAAAACATCGTCGGTTCAACCGCTGATGACGTGCTTCGGAACGTCGCCAACCATTCAAGTTGA
- a CDS encoding M24 family metallopeptidase, giving the protein MPNRNQPNSIEREQKVSAINIPQRGFSPKEFETRVERARQIMHRHKFDALLVSSPPNVRYFTGFDSQFWESPTRPWFVVVPLEGDPVAVIPEIGAPEMALTWMKDIRTWQAPNPEDDGISLLKSTIESFPRRYGRIGAELGREMALRMPVSDLLRLRDTLALEIADGSPCIWEIRMVKTPAEIDHIHYICQIASDAYEALPASISIGESEREIARKLRIDIARRGADATPFMPAISGPGGVSQIVCGPHDRLIQAGDVLFIDTGSTFDGYFCDFDRNYAIGSISDEAKRVHDALWLATEVGIAAAVPGAKTDDVFRAMAKIIDDAGAIGNNVGRLGHGLGLQLTEPPSHRLGDDTLIVENMVLTIEPGMEYAPGKMIVHEENIAITKDGSRLLTKRAPREMPTIR; this is encoded by the coding sequence ATGCCAAATCGCAATCAACCCAACTCTATAGAAAGGGAACAAAAAGTGAGCGCCATCAACATTCCCCAGCGCGGCTTTTCGCCAAAAGAATTCGAAACCCGCGTTGAGCGCGCAAGACAGATCATGCACAGGCACAAGTTCGATGCGCTGCTGGTCTCTTCGCCGCCGAATGTCCGCTATTTTACGGGATTTGACTCCCAATTCTGGGAAAGCCCGACCAGGCCGTGGTTCGTCGTCGTTCCGCTCGAAGGGGATCCGGTAGCCGTCATCCCCGAAATCGGAGCGCCGGAAATGGCGCTGACCTGGATGAAGGACATTCGCACCTGGCAGGCTCCAAATCCCGAGGATGACGGCATCTCGCTGCTCAAGTCGACGATCGAAAGCTTCCCACGGCGCTATGGTCGCATTGGTGCGGAGCTTGGCCGCGAGATGGCGTTACGCATGCCTGTGTCGGATCTGCTTAGATTGCGCGATACCCTCGCGCTTGAGATCGCCGATGGATCGCCCTGCATTTGGGAAATCCGCATGGTCAAGACCCCGGCGGAAATCGACCACATCCATTACATTTGCCAAATTGCAAGCGATGCTTACGAGGCGCTCCCCGCGAGTATTTCAATCGGCGAGAGCGAACGCGAGATCGCCCGAAAGCTACGGATTGACATTGCCCGCCGCGGGGCGGACGCCACCCCATTCATGCCGGCGATCTCCGGACCGGGCGGCGTGTCGCAGATCGTGTGTGGGCCTCACGACCGTCTGATCCAGGCGGGTGATGTTCTTTTTATCGATACAGGTTCAACATTTGACGGGTACTTCTGTGACTTCGATCGGAACTACGCGATCGGCAGCATCTCCGACGAAGCAAAACGCGTTCATGACGCCCTTTGGCTGGCGACGGAGGTCGGAATCGCTGCGGCTGTGCCTGGCGCGAAGACCGACGACGTGTTCCGCGCCATGGCGAAGATCATCGACGATGCCGGTGCCATTGGCAACAATGTCGGCCGCCTTGGCCACGGGTTGGGATTGCAGTTGACCGAACCGCCTTCCCACAGGCTCGGTGATGACACCTTGATCGTCGAGAATATGGTGCTGACCATCGAACCCGGAATGGAATACGCGCCAGGGAAAATGATCGTCCACGAAGAGAACATCGCCATCACCAAGGACGGATCGCGGCTCCTGACCAAGCGGGCGCCGCGGGAGATGCCAACAATCCGCTAA
- a CDS encoding slipin family protein: MGMFADLAFYLVIIFILLVVVASAIKILREYERGVVFTLGRFTGVKGPGLILLIPYVQQMMRVDLRTRLLDVPGQDVISHDNVSVRVSAVIYFRVVDPERSTIQVEDFMMATSQLAQTTLRSVLGKHDLDEMLAERDRLNIDIQEILDAQTDAWGIKVANVEIKHVDINESMIRAIARQAEAERERRAKIINAEGEQQAAAKLLEAAEILARQPEAMQLRYLSTLNVIAGEKTSTIIFPFPMEFGNLMPLKPDR, from the coding sequence ATGGGCATGTTTGCAGATCTCGCCTTCTATCTTGTGATCATCTTTATTCTGCTCGTCGTCGTAGCATCTGCGATCAAGATCCTGCGGGAATACGAACGCGGCGTGGTTTTCACGCTTGGCCGTTTCACCGGTGTCAAGGGGCCCGGCTTGATCCTGCTCATCCCCTATGTCCAGCAGATGATGCGGGTCGACCTGCGCACGCGGCTACTCGACGTGCCCGGCCAGGATGTCATTTCGCATGACAATGTTTCGGTCCGCGTCAGCGCGGTGATCTATTTCAGGGTCGTCGATCCCGAGAGGTCGACGATCCAGGTCGAGGACTTCATGATGGCGACGAGCCAGCTCGCCCAGACGACACTGCGCTCGGTGCTCGGCAAGCATGACCTCGACGAGATGCTGGCGGAACGCGACAGGCTCAACATCGACATTCAGGAAATCCTCGACGCCCAAACCGATGCCTGGGGGATCAAGGTCGCCAATGTGGAGATCAAACATGTCGATATCAACGAATCGATGATCCGCGCAATTGCCCGTCAGGCGGAAGCCGAGCGCGAGCGGCGCGCCAAGATCATCAATGCCGAAGGCGAGCAGCAGGCTGCAGCCAAACTGCTTGAAGCAGCCGAAATCCTCGCCAGGCAACCCGAGGCCATGCAACTTCGTTATTTGAGTACATTGAACGTCATCGCCGGCGAAAAGACCTCGACGATCATATTTCCTTTTCCGATGGAGTTCGGCAATTTGATGCCGCTCAAACCGGACCGATGA
- a CDS encoding Lrp/AsnC family transcriptional regulator: protein MVRSIAVELDDFDVKILRMVQQDNHASQRVIAEKIGLSPPAVARRLQHLRETKVIRQDIAVLDETAVGRPLTIIVHVTTENERLDLLDAMKDRFNRCPQVQQCYYVTGEMDFILILNVKDMAEYNEVTRRLFFDAGNVKSFRTCVSMENVKTYGPIPV from the coding sequence ATGGTTCGATCTATCGCAGTTGAGCTCGATGACTTCGATGTGAAAATCCTGCGCATGGTGCAGCAGGACAACCATGCGTCTCAACGCGTCATCGCAGAGAAAATTGGGCTGTCGCCTCCCGCGGTCGCACGCCGACTTCAGCATCTGCGCGAAACAAAAGTCATCCGACAAGATATTGCGGTGCTGGACGAGACTGCCGTCGGGCGGCCGCTGACGATCATCGTCCATGTCACCACCGAGAATGAACGGTTGGACCTGCTGGATGCAATGAAGGATCGCTTCAACCGGTGTCCACAGGTTCAGCAGTGCTATTACGTCACTGGCGAGATGGACTTCATCCTGATCCTCAACGTGAAGGACATGGCAGAGTACAACGAGGTCACGCGGAGGTTGTTTTTTGACGCGGGCAACGTCAAAAGTTTCCGCACCTGCGTGTCCATGGAAAACGTCAAGACCTACGGCCCAATTCCGGTGTGA
- a CDS encoding amino acid ABC transporter permease/ATP-binding protein — protein sequence MAFDWSYTVGLLWSRDFWNATLLVVELSVATWVLAVVLGFFVALADRSGLMVVRRAAALYVWFFRSLPLLVLLIFVYNLPQAFPSTSALLSIPFVAGLLAMVLSETAYIAEIHRGALVSVGKGQYEAGRVLGLSRAGIQRLIVIPQALRIALPSLGNEFVSIVKLTSLVSVISLAEILLVGQRYYTQNFKVIETMVAVAFYYILIVTVFDTGLKALERRLDFSRRLAELTTEDVASNGEIAEEIGTDSPPASRQPAIRLERGGKSFGIYPVFQDLNLAVKPGEVVSIIGPSGSGKTTLIRSLNGLETLEHGVVYLEEKPFLAGSKEKLAKSLRHVSSDALRIGMVFQNFNLFPHRTALENVMIGPLYHKRASASELRQEARTMLNDVGMLVHENKYPHQLSGGQQQRVAIARALAMHPSILLFDEPTSALDPETVGEVLRIMAALARSGRTMVIVTHEMKFAMEVSDRVVFMEKGRIVFDGSPALLAERRREDGRLAEFVRI from the coding sequence ATGGCTTTCGATTGGTCTTACACAGTCGGGCTCCTGTGGAGCCGCGACTTTTGGAATGCGACCTTGCTGGTCGTCGAGCTCAGCGTTGCGACATGGGTGCTAGCCGTAGTCCTTGGCTTTTTCGTCGCCCTTGCCGACCGCTCCGGCCTCATGGTTGTGAGGCGCGCTGCTGCACTATACGTCTGGTTCTTTAGGAGCCTTCCGCTTCTCGTGCTGCTAATCTTTGTCTACAACCTCCCCCAGGCCTTCCCTTCGACATCGGCTCTCCTCTCAATTCCTTTCGTTGCGGGACTCTTGGCCATGGTGCTGAGTGAGACGGCGTACATCGCGGAAATTCACCGCGGCGCTCTTGTTTCGGTGGGAAAGGGCCAGTACGAGGCGGGTCGCGTCCTTGGCCTCTCACGGGCTGGAATCCAGCGCCTGATTGTGATCCCACAGGCACTGCGTATTGCTCTCCCCTCGCTTGGTAACGAGTTCGTATCGATCGTAAAGCTGACATCACTCGTGTCGGTCATTTCGCTCGCTGAAATCCTCCTGGTCGGCCAACGCTACTACACCCAAAACTTCAAGGTCATCGAAACGATGGTGGCCGTCGCCTTCTACTATATCCTGATCGTCACCGTTTTTGATACCGGACTGAAGGCGCTCGAACGGCGGCTGGACTTTTCCAGACGCTTGGCCGAGCTAACCACGGAGGATGTGGCATCGAACGGCGAGATTGCAGAAGAAATCGGCACCGACAGTCCGCCAGCGTCCAGGCAGCCTGCCATCCGGCTAGAGCGCGGTGGCAAGTCATTCGGTATTTATCCGGTCTTCCAGGATCTGAACCTTGCCGTGAAACCCGGTGAAGTTGTCTCCATTATCGGACCGTCCGGATCTGGGAAAACCACACTCATTCGCTCACTGAACGGACTCGAAACGCTTGAGCACGGCGTGGTCTATCTCGAAGAGAAACCCTTCCTTGCGGGGTCGAAAGAGAAGCTCGCCAAATCACTCCGTCATGTCAGCAGCGACGCACTCCGGATCGGAATGGTTTTCCAGAACTTCAATCTCTTCCCGCACCGCACAGCGCTTGAGAACGTCATGATCGGCCCCCTGTATCACAAGCGCGCAAGTGCTTCGGAGCTTCGGCAGGAAGCGCGGACCATGCTCAACGATGTCGGAATGCTTGTCCACGAGAACAAGTATCCGCATCAACTTTCCGGAGGCCAGCAGCAGCGCGTCGCCATAGCGCGCGCGCTCGCAATGCACCCGTCGATTCTCTTGTTCGACGAACCCACATCCGCGCTTGATCCTGAAACCGTCGGCGAAGTGCTCCGGATCATGGCCGCGCTGGCGCGATCGGGTCGAACTATGGTGATCGTCACACACGAGATGAAGTTTGCAATGGAGGTCTCCGACCGGGTCGTCTTTATGGAGAAAGGACGGATCGTGTTTGACGGATCTCCGGCGCTACTGGCCGAGCGAAGGAGAGAGGACGGTCGACTGGCGGAATTTGTCCGCATCTAA
- a CDS encoding GlxA family transcriptional regulator, with protein sequence MRIVILAPPGVQSLDIVGPAEVFWEAARRLGDMDAYDIQIMSTGAPSVAGTGQLRFMADRTIFDEDEDIDTLLVAGDPAFFEIDPAVIAWLQRRVPTARRFGSICTGVFLLAAAGLLDGKRVTTHWECAAKFSDEYPDIDLDADAIYVRDGSLITAAGVTAGIDLALSLVEEDHGKDTAMIVARYMVMFMKRPGGQSQFSAYLVGQMSETTLIQKAQEYVLSNLNRDLDVESLAHEVGMSTRNFARVFRKELGFTPAEFVAAARTDAARRLLQDTTQPLLRIATTCGFADVNAMRRVFAKTIGVSPNDYRSRFQTSSKPSQAAPIRDAQGHPRRALAMEIALATSHPGAVSGRGARAV encoded by the coding sequence ATGCGAATCGTCATCCTCGCGCCACCCGGCGTGCAGTCACTCGACATCGTTGGTCCCGCCGAGGTCTTCTGGGAGGCGGCAAGACGATTGGGCGACATGGACGCTTACGATATCCAAATCATGTCGACTGGCGCCCCTTCCGTGGCGGGAACGGGCCAGTTGCGGTTCATGGCCGATCGGACAATCTTCGATGAGGACGAGGATATCGACACCCTACTCGTAGCAGGCGACCCGGCCTTCTTCGAAATCGACCCAGCCGTCATCGCCTGGCTCCAGCGTCGAGTACCGACGGCCAGACGGTTCGGATCGATCTGCACTGGAGTGTTCCTGCTCGCCGCCGCCGGTCTTCTCGACGGAAAAAGGGTCACCACGCATTGGGAATGTGCCGCGAAGTTCAGCGACGAATATCCCGATATCGATCTGGATGCCGACGCCATCTACGTGCGCGACGGTTCTCTGATAACGGCTGCCGGTGTCACGGCAGGTATCGATCTCGCATTGTCGCTCGTCGAGGAAGACCATGGCAAGGACACCGCAATGATCGTTGCGCGCTACATGGTCATGTTCATGAAGAGACCTGGCGGACAGTCGCAGTTCAGTGCGTATCTCGTCGGCCAGATGTCGGAAACGACCCTGATCCAGAAGGCCCAGGAGTACGTCTTGTCGAATTTGAACCGCGACCTCGACGTGGAGAGTCTTGCCCACGAGGTCGGCATGAGCACCCGGAACTTCGCTCGGGTCTTCCGTAAGGAGCTCGGCTTCACGCCGGCGGAATTCGTTGCAGCCGCCCGCACAGACGCCGCGAGACGACTGCTGCAGGATACCACGCAGCCACTTCTGAGGATCGCTACCACTTGCGGCTTCGCGGACGTGAATGCTATGCGCCGGGTCTTCGCCAAAACCATCGGCGTAAGTCCGAATGACTACAGGAGCCGTTTTCAGACATCGTCGAAGCCATCGCAAGCAGCACCTATTCGCGATGCTCAAGGGCACCCGCGGAGGGCACTCGCGATGGAGATAGCGTTAGCTACCTCCCATCCGGGCGCGGTCAGCGGGCGAGGAGCGCGAGCGGTTTGA
- a CDS encoding Zn-dependent hydrolase: protein MSDISVDGDRLLGRLKELGNIGRDAGGRLVRLAGSDGDKLGRDLFVCWLSQAGLDVAVDRIGNIFGIWRPAGTEDCLPLMLGSHIDTVINAGIYDGCYGVVAGLEVIQALKAANFRPIRPIAVAAFTNEEGVRFAPDMMGSLVYARGLDVDAALSTVGTDGAILGEELKRIGYAGAEAPGFLKPFAYVELHIEQGPVLEREGIALGAVENLQGISWQRITVEGTANHAGTTPINMRSDAGYGAARIIAYLRERARSSATPTVATVGCLDLEPNAINVIPSRATLTVDLRDPFEHRLREESKALGAFLEMLAREEQLLISAEELAQSSPVAFNQEIVQMIEGAAEKRGLTCRRMTSGAGHDAQMIAPIAPTAMIFVPSCGGISHNPAEYTSKADLIAGANVLMDVVRHISSQACI, encoded by the coding sequence ATGAGCGATATCTCGGTTGATGGGGACCGTCTCCTAGGGCGTCTCAAGGAGCTTGGAAATATCGGACGTGACGCTGGTGGGCGACTTGTCCGGCTTGCCGGATCTGACGGCGACAAACTTGGGAGAGACCTCTTCGTTTGCTGGCTCAGCCAAGCAGGTCTCGACGTTGCAGTCGACCGTATCGGCAATATCTTTGGTATATGGCGCCCGGCCGGAACTGAAGACTGCCTGCCCCTCATGCTTGGTTCACATATCGACACCGTCATCAATGCCGGTATTTACGATGGATGCTACGGCGTTGTCGCCGGGCTTGAAGTAATACAGGCACTCAAAGCGGCAAATTTTCGGCCGATACGTCCAATAGCGGTTGCAGCCTTCACCAATGAGGAGGGTGTGCGGTTCGCACCTGACATGATGGGGTCGCTGGTCTATGCCCGGGGCTTGGACGTGGATGCTGCGCTCTCGACGGTCGGCACCGATGGAGCGATCCTCGGCGAGGAACTCAAACGCATCGGTTACGCTGGAGCGGAAGCGCCCGGGTTCCTGAAGCCCTTTGCCTACGTGGAGCTTCACATTGAACAGGGCCCTGTCCTGGAAAGGGAGGGTATCGCCCTGGGAGCGGTGGAGAACCTGCAAGGCATCTCCTGGCAAAGGATTACGGTTGAGGGCACCGCCAACCACGCAGGGACAACCCCAATTAACATGCGGTCGGATGCGGGCTACGGAGCCGCCCGTATCATTGCCTATCTTCGCGAACGTGCCCGTTCTTCAGCTACCCCCACGGTTGCGACGGTCGGCTGCCTCGATCTCGAACCCAATGCGATCAACGTCATTCCGTCTCGCGCTACGTTGACCGTCGATCTCCGCGACCCATTCGAGCATAGGCTCAGAGAGGAGAGCAAAGCATTGGGGGCATTTTTGGAAATGCTGGCACGGGAGGAACAGTTGCTGATATCAGCTGAGGAGCTGGCTCAGTCCAGTCCTGTCGCCTTTAACCAGGAGATCGTGCAAATGATCGAAGGTGCTGCGGAAAAGCGCGGTCTTACCTGCCGCCGCATGACCTCCGGCGCTGGGCATGACGCGCAGATGATCGCGCCAATCGCGCCAACCGCGATGATTTTTGTTCCCAGCTGCGGCGGCATCAGTCACAACCCTGCCGAATATACATCAAAGGCCGACTTGATCGCAGGTGCCAACGTACTGATGGATGTCGTTCGCCATATCTCATCGCAAGCGTGTATATAG
- a CDS encoding CbtB domain-containing protein: MSVSATSTISTPIIANSAARILQAAMALCFGAIIVGFVGFSHIEIVHNAAHDTRHANAFPCH; this comes from the coding sequence ATGTCAGTATCCGCAACATCAACCATCTCGACGCCCATCATAGCGAACTCCGCAGCCAGAATTCTTCAGGCGGCTATGGCCTTGTGCTTTGGCGCGATCATCGTCGGCTTTGTAGGGTTTTCCCATATCGAGATCGTTCACAACGCAGCGCATGACACCCGTCATGCCAATGCGTTTCCTTGCCACTGA
- a CDS encoding transporter substrate-binding domain-containing protein, producing MHKKIISAVVVAFTALATMTASGSSAAAGNLKTITEGTLLVGSDQVYPPYDYLEDGVTKGFDADVMAIIAPKLGVEVTFMDTRFASLIPGLQANRFDMIASALYVTPARAKVVDYIAYAKTGGSLMVRADDTFEPKTPEDLCGKRVANLKGAAWVPELQKVSQERCGSNPIDVKEFVTSAEAAQALLSRGADVVFDDAGVSKAALVASGNRLKITSSEILFPVIMGLAVKKGNDQLLAGLKEAFEPLKSSEEYKAILAKYNLDLPTDAEIASALTEAK from the coding sequence ATGCACAAGAAAATTATTTCGGCCGTCGTAGTGGCATTCACCGCATTGGCCACAATGACCGCAAGTGGATCGTCTGCGGCAGCGGGAAACCTCAAGACGATTACCGAGGGGACTTTGCTGGTCGGCTCGGACCAGGTGTACCCGCCTTACGACTATCTTGAGGATGGTGTGACGAAGGGCTTTGACGCCGATGTCATGGCTATCATAGCGCCGAAGCTAGGTGTGGAAGTGACGTTTATGGATACGCGCTTTGCCAGTCTCATCCCGGGTCTTCAGGCAAACCGCTTTGATATGATCGCGTCTGCGCTCTATGTCACGCCTGCGCGCGCCAAAGTGGTTGATTACATCGCTTATGCCAAAACGGGCGGCTCGTTGATGGTGCGCGCCGACGACACCTTCGAACCAAAGACACCGGAAGACCTTTGCGGCAAGCGGGTGGCTAACCTCAAGGGCGCGGCCTGGGTGCCCGAACTGCAGAAGGTTTCGCAAGAGAGATGCGGTTCCAACCCAATCGACGTCAAGGAGTTCGTAACGTCGGCCGAAGCAGCGCAAGCACTCCTGTCGCGCGGCGCCGATGTCGTGTTCGACGATGCCGGTGTATCAAAAGCGGCATTGGTTGCATCGGGTAACCGACTGAAGATCACGTCCTCTGAAATTCTCTTTCCGGTCATCATGGGACTGGCGGTGAAGAAAGGCAATGATCAGTTGCTTGCCGGACTCAAAGAGGCATTCGAGCCGCTGAAATCGAGTGAGGAATACAAGGCGATTCTCGCCAAATACAACCTTGATCTCCCGACCGATGCCGAAATCGCCTCTGCGTTGACCGAGGCCAAGTAA
- a CDS encoding GSU2403 family nucleotidyltransferase fold protein: protein MTKPQILTEYSADVTRDCERVLVTLFSGLGPWRDSVFLVGGLAPRYIVTKRPPDVPPHAGTGDIDVVVDLSILADTEAYRTLEQNLKKMGFERAQNDKGNKVNWRWQSMTEHGILVILEFLADDPKLRGGALQELPTEGNVSAVNIPHASLVFGHHDRMEVTADLLGEKGRSTESIPYADIVAFTCLKAFAFDHRRERKDAHDLVYCLEHGEGGLAGAIAKFQEALKGNDREVIERALTLLLTRFCDPEPDEGYLREGNVAVAQFEIEGAADDTEIREARILRQRAVNDVMLEFLSALGIAFK, encoded by the coding sequence ATGACAAAGCCCCAGATACTGACTGAATACAGTGCCGATGTTACCCGCGACTGCGAGCGCGTCCTGGTTACGCTCTTCAGCGGCCTCGGCCCCTGGCGTGATTCCGTCTTTCTGGTCGGTGGGCTTGCACCGCGCTACATCGTCACCAAGAGGCCGCCTGACGTCCCGCCTCATGCAGGAACCGGCGATATCGATGTCGTCGTCGATCTGTCGATCCTCGCCGACACAGAGGCATACCGGACGCTCGAGCAGAACCTCAAAAAAATGGGTTTCGAGCGTGCGCAAAATGACAAGGGCAATAAGGTCAACTGGCGTTGGCAGTCCATGACCGAGCACGGCATTCTCGTCATTCTGGAGTTCTTGGCAGACGATCCGAAGCTCCGGGGTGGCGCATTGCAGGAACTGCCGACGGAAGGAAATGTTTCTGCGGTGAATATCCCTCACGCGTCGCTGGTGTTCGGGCACCACGATCGGATGGAAGTCACCGCTGATCTGTTGGGTGAAAAAGGCCGCTCGACAGAATCCATCCCCTACGCCGATATCGTGGCATTCACATGCCTCAAGGCGTTTGCCTTTGATCACCGGCGTGAGCGCAAAGATGCGCACGATCTCGTCTACTGCCTCGAACACGGAGAAGGCGGGCTCGCCGGTGCAATCGCCAAATTCCAAGAGGCTCTGAAAGGCAACGATCGGGAGGTCATCGAACGTGCCCTGACGCTATTGCTCACCCGTTTTTGTGATCCGGAGCCAGACGAAGGCTACCTGCGCGAAGGCAACGTTGCCGTGGCGCAGTTCGAAATTGAAGGTGCTGCAGACGACACGGAAATCAGAGAAGCCCGGATTTTGCGCCAGCGTGCCGTCAATGACGTCATGCTCGAGTTTTTAAGCGCGCTTGGTATTGCGTTCAAGTGA